Proteins encoded together in one Anticarsia gemmatalis isolate Benzon Research Colony breed Stoneville strain chromosome 1, ilAntGemm2 primary, whole genome shotgun sequence window:
- the stj gene encoding voltage-dependent calcium channel subunit straightjacket isoform X10: protein MCKCIDACVLLLLLLFLDSRDCSASIHNDEKKISFNSVQAWAVKLGTELYHFGEFITRKKEVQDSFKSAQVESRDGEKLVQSMADDIRAMMELKISAVKRIVEAAENMAFDKQNEPVPEDFQYLNSKDMEEPFDEMAMTTTTEADFNLESWIVHPPSKNAHMQQNPHFSNIPVNTNFSSVHVPTNVYDWAPEVIKGIHWSEGLDTHFINNYQSDPTLSWQYFGSSTGFMRHYPALKWRADPVDIYDCRTRAWYMEAAASPKDVIILVDRSGSMTGQRRDIAKHVVTNILDTLGNNDFVNVMTFADTVEEIVPCFEDSLVQATLGNLRELKLALDNFETMEIANFSAALTRAFELLEIYRNNSGGANCNQAIMLVTDGVPYNYKEIFEKYNWKYDTPVRVFTYLIGREVKVADVREVKWMACANRGFYVHLSTLAEVRERVLEHVNVLARPLVLQREKHPVVWTPVYANVTDPKVADYLWEQRERAEQKERFMSQRRDKHLFNSDKEQERRWRITQMKQGQYSELGNSQYQLMTSVSMPVYDLRHNESVEENGQKEMRIARLLGVAGTDVPLSEIQALMTPYKIGVNGYAFIVTNNGYILIHPDLRPVFQQILKPSYNSVDMIEVELFDDDRGPRNFSKELTALRKEIIDQKTGNKVMNVKYHLEDMKRVSRAKRHYFWTGISDSPFTLVVAIPENYGRHRITPPPTDDIHRLSLTSKNISARQYLSDNWSVHPDWLYCRHYERTFSTPEEELLYFLERVAKPGWRWPAKPRPPEHHKNKPGHERHNNGTPEARERTKVSNSTPKNEYYCDHGLMQALVYDARNTAWFNKSISDSASEEKAVEFIQRFGYIVAFLSTHSGLTRWQTHPPKEQDNEKPEFGKQWPRAIDEVWYRRAVEQHYVDALSYVYSVELSTDKYPLDFSQAMVTASHAVFHGDGHRKAPAAVVGFQFKHERLNEWFDNITSSCEHNKECINCQSPSWDCYLVDNHGWIVVSEVTNYTGMFFGKIRPDIMSRLVEDEVYKAVHIVDYQAVCFREKKTTNPASMLMTPLENLRLVMAWFLATTVWFYNSITTCFAQASSYSFDEDYVTSTVSYQSYENDEETDDPYSMSGANKMRAMERDFEKIVLINRTRPTPCDREMYLYQLDYNNLDEKLNKPLSECNRPFYAQHVNYTNMLMIVVDGNCPKDEVSVISIDATEVQYNESLPCLKHMHPLYRKQPTSCIRNHTEESNIDMCGRGSLPYTGKIWVSLSMMLIMRNILV, encoded by the exons ATGTGCAAGTGTATCGACGCGTGTGTGTTACTGCTGCTGCTACTGTTCCTGGACTCCAGGGACTGCTCGGCTAGTATACATAatgatgaaaagaaaatatcgttcaACTC GGTGCAAGCATGGGCAGTCAAATTGGGCACTGAGCTATATCATTTTGGAGAATTTATCACCAGGAAGAAGGAGGTTCAAGAC AGCTTTAAGTCGGCTCAAGTGGAGTCACGAGATGGAGAAAAACTAGTACAAAGCATGGCAGATGACATTCGCGCGATGATGGAACTAAAGATTAGTGCTGTCAAAAGAATAGTTGAGGCGGCTGAAAACATGGCGTTTGATAAACAAAACGAACCGGTACCCGAGGACTTTCAGTATTTGAATAGTAAAGATATGGAAGAGCCGTTCGATGAGATGGCCATGACGACCACCACCGAAGCAGATTTCAACCTAGAGAGTTGGATAGTTCATCCACCATCTAAAAACGCGCACATGCAACAAAATCCTCATTTTTCAAACATTCCTGTAAATACTAATTTTAGCAGTGTACACGTGCCGACAAATGTTTACGATTGGG CGCCTGAAGTTATCAAAGGAATCCATTGGTCGGAGGGACTAGACACGCACTTCATAAACAACTATCAGAGCGATCCGACGTTGTCGTGGCAATACTTTGGCAGTTCGACGGGATTTATGAGACACTATCCTG CATTGAAATGGCGGGCAGACCCGGTGGATATCTATGATTGTCGGACTAGAGCGTGGTATATGGAAGCGGCTGCCAGTCCAAAGGATGTAATCATTTTAGTTGATCGCAGCGGTTCAATGACTGGCCAGCGTAGAGACATTGCCAAGCATGTTGTTACTAATATATTAGACACTCTTGGTAATAATGATTTCGTCAACGTTATGACTTTTGCTGATACAGTTGAAGAGATTGTACCTTGTTTCGAAGATTCCTTAGTGCAG GCCACTCTAGGAAACTTACGGGAACTCAAATTAGCGTTGGACAATTTTGAGACCATGGAGATCGCGAACTTTTCGGCTGCCTTAACGAGAGCGTTTGAACTTTTAGaaatttacagaaataatagTGGAGGAGCCAACTGTAATCAG GCCATAATGTTGGTTACTGATGGCGTTCCGTACAATTATAAGGAGATATTTGAAAAGTACAACTGGAAGTACGACACCCCAGTGAGGGTGTTTACGTACCTGATAGGGCGAGAGGTAAAG GTGGCAGACGTAAGAGAGGTGAAGTGGATGGCGTGTGCGAACAGAGGGTTCTACGTGCATCTCAGTACACTGGCGGAGGTTCGAGAGCGGGTGTTAGAACACGTCAATGTGCTGGCGAGGCCGCTGGTGCTGCAGCGCGAGAAACACCCGGTCGTCTGGACACCCGTCTATGCCAACGTCACG gatccaaaagtagctgattaTCTTTGGGAACAACGGGAACGAGCGGAACAGAAGGAGCGCTTTATGAGTCAACGTCGCGATAAGCACCTCTTCAACTCAGATAAAGAACAAGAGAGGAGATGGAGGATTACACAG atgAAACAAGGCCAGTACAGTGAACTTGGAAATTCACAGTATCAGTTAATGACTTCAGTGTCTATGCCCGTCTATGACCTTCGCCATAACGAG TCCGTAGAGGAGAACGGCCAGAAAGAG ATGCGTATAGCTAGACTATTGGGAGTAGCTGGCACTGATGTACCTCTCTCTGAAATACAAGCTCTTATGACTCCGTACAAG ATTGGCGTGAACGGATACGCGTTTATAGTGACGAACAAcggatatattttaatacatccTGACCTGAGGCCCGTG tttcaacaaatattaaaacctAGTTACAATAGCGTCGATATGATAGAAGTAGAGCTGTTTGACGATGACAGAGGGCCCAGGAACTTTAGCAAGGAACTAACAGCA cTCCGTAAAGAAATCATAGATCAAAAAACGGGAAACAAAGTGATGAATGTCAAATATCATTTAGAAGATATG AAACGCGTATCTCGCGCGAAGCGGCATTACTTCTGGACGGGTATAAGCGACTCTCCATTCACGTTGGTGGTGGCAATCCCCGAGAACTACGGCCGACATCGCATCACTCCGCCTCCCACTGACGACATTCACAGACTATCGCTCACGTCCAAGAACATATCTGCGAGGCAATATCTCTCTGACAACTGGAGCGTTCATCCTGATTG GTTGTACTGTCGTCATTATGAACGTACATTTTCCACCCCCGAGGAAGAGCTGCTATATTTCTTGGAGCGAGTGGCAAAGCCTGGATGGCGGTGGCCAGCTAAGCCACGACCTCCAGAACACCACAAGAACAAGCCAGGACACGAGCGGCACAACAATG GAACACCAGAAGCGAGAGAAAGGACCAAAGTATCAAACAGCACACCCAAGAACGAGTATTACT GTGACCATGGCTTGATGCAGGCCTTGGTATACGACGCTAGGAACACAGCATGGTTTAATAAAAGCATCTCGGATTCAGCATCGGAAGAAAAagc GGTGGAGTTTATTCAACGTTTTGGATACATCGTCGCTTTCCTGTCGACACATAGCGGGTTGACAAGATGGCAGACTCATCCCCCGAAAGAACAGGACAATGAGAA aCCAGAATTCGGAAAGCAATGGCCGCGAGCGATCGACGAGGTGTGGTACCGACGAGCAGTGGAGCAGCACTACGTAGATGCTCTAAGTTACGTATACAGCGTGGAACTGAGCACTGACAAGTACCCCTTAGACTTCAGTCAGGCGATGGTGACAGCGTCTCATGCTGTATTCCACGGAGACGGCCACAGAAAGGCACCAGCCGCGGTGGTCGGCTTCCAGTTCAAACATGAACGACTCAACGAATGGTTTGATAATATTACTTCTTCG tgCGAACATAACAAGGAGTGCATCAATTGTCAGTCGCCAAGTTGGGATTGTTACCTGGTTGACAACCATGGCTGGATAGTCGTCAGTGAGGTTACCAATTATACTGGAATGTTCTTTGGCAAA aTCCGGCCAGACATCATGTCTAGATTGGTAGAAGACGAAGTTTACAAGGCAGTGCATATTGTAGACTATCAAGCAGTCTGCTTCAGGGAGAAGAAGACGACAAACCCAGCATCTATGCTTATGACC CCACTTGAAAACTTACGTCTGGTCATGGCGTGGTTCCTGGCTACTACAGTCTGGTTCTATAACTCAATAACAACATGCTTCGCGCAAGCCTCCAGTTATTCCTTCGACGAAG ACTATGTTACATCCACCG TGTCTTACCAGAGCTATGAAAACGACGAAGAGACGGACGACCCATACAGCATGTCGGGAGCAAATAAGATGAGGGCGATGGAGAGAGACTTCGAGAAAATAGTACTAATAAACAGGACACGGCCAACTCCATGCGACAGAGAAATGTACCTATACCAGCTAGACTACAATAACTTAGATGAGAAATTAAATAAACCGTTGAGTGAATGCAATCGGCCGTTCTACGCTCAACACGTGAACTATACAAATATGTTGATGATAGTAGTAGATGGGAACTGTCCGAAGGACGAGGTTAGCGTCATATCGATAGACGCGACAGAAGTGCAGTACAATGAGTCTCTGCCGTGCTTGAAACACATGCATCCGTTGTATAGAAAACAACCAACTTCGTGCATAAGAAATCATACAGAG GAGAGCAACATCGACATGTGCGGTCGTGGTAGTCTACCTTATACTGGCAAGATATGGGTCTCACTGAGCATGATGTTGATAATGCGGAATATTTTGGTGTAA
- the stj gene encoding voltage-dependent calcium channel subunit straightjacket isoform X6 — protein MCKCIDACVLLLLLLFLDSRDCSASIHNDEKKISFNSVQAWAVKLGTELYHFGEFITRKKEVQDSFKSAQVESRDGEKLVQSMADDIRAMMELKISAVKRIVEAAENMAFDKQNEPVPEDFQYLNSKDMEEPFDEMAMTTTTEADFNLESWIVHPPSKNAHMQQNPHFSNIPVNTNFSSVHVPTNVYDWAPEVIKGIHWSEGLDTHFINNYQSDPTLSWQYFGSSTGFMRHYPALKWRADPVDIYDCRTRAWYMEAAASPKDVIILVDRSGSMTGQRRDIAKHVVTNILDTLGNNDFVNVMTFADTVEEIVPCFEDSLVQATLGNLRELKLALDNFETMEIANFSAALTRAFELLEIYRNNSGGANCNQAIMLVTDGVPYNYKEIFEKYNWKYDTPVRVFTYLIGREVKVADVREVKWMACANRGFYVHLSTLAEVRERVLEHVNVLARPLVLQREKHPVVWTPVYANVTDPKVADYLWEQRERAEQKERFMSQRRDKHLFNSDKEQERRWRITQMKQGQYSELGNSQYQLMTSVSMPVYDLRHNENITENVLINEAYWVSVTKESVEENGQKEMRIARLLGVAGTDVPLSEIQALMTPYKIGVNGYAFIVTNNGYILIHPDLRPVFQQILKPSYNSVDMIEVELFDDDRGPRNFSKELTALRKEIIDQKTGNKVMNVKYHLEDMKRVSRAKRHYFWTGISDSPFTLVVAIPENYGRHRITPPPTDDIHRLSLTSKNISARQYLSDNWSVHPDWLYCRHYERTFSTPEEELLYFLERVAKPGWRWPAKPRPPEHHKNKPGHERHNNGTPEARERTKVSNSTPKNEYYCDHGLMQALVYDARNTAWFNKSISDSASEEKAVEFIQRFGYIVAFLSTHSGLTRWQTHPPKEQDNEKPEFGKQWPRAIDEVWYRRAVEQHYVDALSYVYSVELSTDKYPLDFSQAMVTASHAVFHGDGHRKAPAAVVGFQFKHERLNEWFDNITSSCEHNKECINCQSPSWDCYLVDNHGWIVVSEVTNYTGMFFGKIRPDIMSRLVEDEVYKAVHIVDYQAVCFREKKTTNPASMLMTPLENLRLVMAWFLATTVWFYNSITTCFAQASSYSFDEDYVTSTVSYQSYENDEETDDPYSMSGANKMRAMERDFEKIVLINRTRPTPCDREMYLYQLDYNNLDEKLNKPLSECNRPFYAQHVNYTNMLMIVVDGNCPKDEVSVISIDATEVQYNESLPCLKHMHPLYRKQPTSCIRNHTEESNIDMCGRGSLPYTGKIWVSLSMMLIMRNILV, from the exons ATGTGCAAGTGTATCGACGCGTGTGTGTTACTGCTGCTGCTACTGTTCCTGGACTCCAGGGACTGCTCGGCTAGTATACATAatgatgaaaagaaaatatcgttcaACTC GGTGCAAGCATGGGCAGTCAAATTGGGCACTGAGCTATATCATTTTGGAGAATTTATCACCAGGAAGAAGGAGGTTCAAGAC AGCTTTAAGTCGGCTCAAGTGGAGTCACGAGATGGAGAAAAACTAGTACAAAGCATGGCAGATGACATTCGCGCGATGATGGAACTAAAGATTAGTGCTGTCAAAAGAATAGTTGAGGCGGCTGAAAACATGGCGTTTGATAAACAAAACGAACCGGTACCCGAGGACTTTCAGTATTTGAATAGTAAAGATATGGAAGAGCCGTTCGATGAGATGGCCATGACGACCACCACCGAAGCAGATTTCAACCTAGAGAGTTGGATAGTTCATCCACCATCTAAAAACGCGCACATGCAACAAAATCCTCATTTTTCAAACATTCCTGTAAATACTAATTTTAGCAGTGTACACGTGCCGACAAATGTTTACGATTGGG CGCCTGAAGTTATCAAAGGAATCCATTGGTCGGAGGGACTAGACACGCACTTCATAAACAACTATCAGAGCGATCCGACGTTGTCGTGGCAATACTTTGGCAGTTCGACGGGATTTATGAGACACTATCCTG CATTGAAATGGCGGGCAGACCCGGTGGATATCTATGATTGTCGGACTAGAGCGTGGTATATGGAAGCGGCTGCCAGTCCAAAGGATGTAATCATTTTAGTTGATCGCAGCGGTTCAATGACTGGCCAGCGTAGAGACATTGCCAAGCATGTTGTTACTAATATATTAGACACTCTTGGTAATAATGATTTCGTCAACGTTATGACTTTTGCTGATACAGTTGAAGAGATTGTACCTTGTTTCGAAGATTCCTTAGTGCAG GCCACTCTAGGAAACTTACGGGAACTCAAATTAGCGTTGGACAATTTTGAGACCATGGAGATCGCGAACTTTTCGGCTGCCTTAACGAGAGCGTTTGAACTTTTAGaaatttacagaaataatagTGGAGGAGCCAACTGTAATCAG GCCATAATGTTGGTTACTGATGGCGTTCCGTACAATTATAAGGAGATATTTGAAAAGTACAACTGGAAGTACGACACCCCAGTGAGGGTGTTTACGTACCTGATAGGGCGAGAGGTAAAG GTGGCAGACGTAAGAGAGGTGAAGTGGATGGCGTGTGCGAACAGAGGGTTCTACGTGCATCTCAGTACACTGGCGGAGGTTCGAGAGCGGGTGTTAGAACACGTCAATGTGCTGGCGAGGCCGCTGGTGCTGCAGCGCGAGAAACACCCGGTCGTCTGGACACCCGTCTATGCCAACGTCACG gatccaaaagtagctgattaTCTTTGGGAACAACGGGAACGAGCGGAACAGAAGGAGCGCTTTATGAGTCAACGTCGCGATAAGCACCTCTTCAACTCAGATAAAGAACAAGAGAGGAGATGGAGGATTACACAG atgAAACAAGGCCAGTACAGTGAACTTGGAAATTCACAGTATCAGTTAATGACTTCAGTGTCTATGCCCGTCTATGACCTTCGCCATAACGAG AACATCACAGAGAATGTACTGATAAATGAAGCTTACTGGGTATCGGTTACGAAAGAG TCCGTAGAGGAGAACGGCCAGAAAGAG ATGCGTATAGCTAGACTATTGGGAGTAGCTGGCACTGATGTACCTCTCTCTGAAATACAAGCTCTTATGACTCCGTACAAG ATTGGCGTGAACGGATACGCGTTTATAGTGACGAACAAcggatatattttaatacatccTGACCTGAGGCCCGTG tttcaacaaatattaaaacctAGTTACAATAGCGTCGATATGATAGAAGTAGAGCTGTTTGACGATGACAGAGGGCCCAGGAACTTTAGCAAGGAACTAACAGCA cTCCGTAAAGAAATCATAGATCAAAAAACGGGAAACAAAGTGATGAATGTCAAATATCATTTAGAAGATATG AAACGCGTATCTCGCGCGAAGCGGCATTACTTCTGGACGGGTATAAGCGACTCTCCATTCACGTTGGTGGTGGCAATCCCCGAGAACTACGGCCGACATCGCATCACTCCGCCTCCCACTGACGACATTCACAGACTATCGCTCACGTCCAAGAACATATCTGCGAGGCAATATCTCTCTGACAACTGGAGCGTTCATCCTGATTG GTTGTACTGTCGTCATTATGAACGTACATTTTCCACCCCCGAGGAAGAGCTGCTATATTTCTTGGAGCGAGTGGCAAAGCCTGGATGGCGGTGGCCAGCTAAGCCACGACCTCCAGAACACCACAAGAACAAGCCAGGACACGAGCGGCACAACAATG GAACACCAGAAGCGAGAGAAAGGACCAAAGTATCAAACAGCACACCCAAGAACGAGTATTACT GTGACCATGGCTTGATGCAGGCCTTGGTATACGACGCTAGGAACACAGCATGGTTTAATAAAAGCATCTCGGATTCAGCATCGGAAGAAAAagc GGTGGAGTTTATTCAACGTTTTGGATACATCGTCGCTTTCCTGTCGACACATAGCGGGTTGACAAGATGGCAGACTCATCCCCCGAAAGAACAGGACAATGAGAA aCCAGAATTCGGAAAGCAATGGCCGCGAGCGATCGACGAGGTGTGGTACCGACGAGCAGTGGAGCAGCACTACGTAGATGCTCTAAGTTACGTATACAGCGTGGAACTGAGCACTGACAAGTACCCCTTAGACTTCAGTCAGGCGATGGTGACAGCGTCTCATGCTGTATTCCACGGAGACGGCCACAGAAAGGCACCAGCCGCGGTGGTCGGCTTCCAGTTCAAACATGAACGACTCAACGAATGGTTTGATAATATTACTTCTTCG tgCGAACATAACAAGGAGTGCATCAATTGTCAGTCGCCAAGTTGGGATTGTTACCTGGTTGACAACCATGGCTGGATAGTCGTCAGTGAGGTTACCAATTATACTGGAATGTTCTTTGGCAAA aTCCGGCCAGACATCATGTCTAGATTGGTAGAAGACGAAGTTTACAAGGCAGTGCATATTGTAGACTATCAAGCAGTCTGCTTCAGGGAGAAGAAGACGACAAACCCAGCATCTATGCTTATGACC CCACTTGAAAACTTACGTCTGGTCATGGCGTGGTTCCTGGCTACTACAGTCTGGTTCTATAACTCAATAACAACATGCTTCGCGCAAGCCTCCAGTTATTCCTTCGACGAAG ACTATGTTACATCCACCG TGTCTTACCAGAGCTATGAAAACGACGAAGAGACGGACGACCCATACAGCATGTCGGGAGCAAATAAGATGAGGGCGATGGAGAGAGACTTCGAGAAAATAGTACTAATAAACAGGACACGGCCAACTCCATGCGACAGAGAAATGTACCTATACCAGCTAGACTACAATAACTTAGATGAGAAATTAAATAAACCGTTGAGTGAATGCAATCGGCCGTTCTACGCTCAACACGTGAACTATACAAATATGTTGATGATAGTAGTAGATGGGAACTGTCCGAAGGACGAGGTTAGCGTCATATCGATAGACGCGACAGAAGTGCAGTACAATGAGTCTCTGCCGTGCTTGAAACACATGCATCCGTTGTATAGAAAACAACCAACTTCGTGCATAAGAAATCATACAGAG GAGAGCAACATCGACATGTGCGGTCGTGGTAGTCTACCTTATACTGGCAAGATATGGGTCTCACTGAGCATGATGTTGATAATGCGGAATATTTTGGTGTAA